A single region of the Buteo buteo chromosome 16, bButBut1.hap1.1, whole genome shotgun sequence genome encodes:
- the RAD9A gene encoding cell cycle checkpoint control protein RAD9A isoform X2 encodes MKCIIAGGNVKAVPARRQLVSLGLRLLPLRPPLLPAVRGERPPAPPRALPMQSPHEVLPGCFPLAALAGEDGGEMSHPAQTPRQPPRRAAPLQVRSASGCRPSSTPSAVPAASAPRHGVPPCARRVLAEAVVHFPQTLAEVTLAAGPGGKISLRNHVEDEAEPGKTMVTELWLAEDEFQTAAVAPDSRITFCLKEFRGLLTFAEASNLPLTIHYDVPGRPVIFTLEDAVLEVHLVLATLSDPESNLQPPTANGVSHLPTPSDDFADDLESYMIAMEPSTYEGGASGVPPIPTFPLCIPDPAESDTEEEEEEEEGAVLGTPPHKKFRSLFFGSVLTPGGPGLAPTLEVLAEDSDGEY; translated from the exons atgAAGTGCATCATCGCCGGCGGCAACGTCaaag ctgtcccTGCGCGCCGTCAACTCGTCTCGCTCGGCCTTCGCCTCCTTCCTCTTCGCCCCCCTCTTCTTCCAGCTGTACGAGGCGAGCGGCCCCCCGCCCCACCTAGAGCTCTGCCGATGCAAAGTCCTCATGAAG TCCTTCCTGGGTGTTTTCCGCTCGCTGCCCTCGCTGGAGAAGACGGTGGGGAAATGTCTCATCCTGCTCAAACCCCGCGCCAGCCGCCTCGTCGTGCAGCTCCACTGCAAGTACG GAGTGCGAGCGGCTGCAGGCCGTCTTCGACACCCAGCGCTGTGCCAGCAGCCTCTGCGCCCCGGCACG GTGTGCCCCCATGTGCCCGCAGGGTGCTGGCGGAGGCCGTGGTCCACTTCCCCCAGACGCTGGCTGAGGTGACGCTGGCGGCCGGCCCCGGGGGCAAGATCAGCCTTCGGAACCACGTGGAGGACGAAGCGG AGCCAGGGAAAACGATGGTGACGGAGCTGTGGCTGGCCGAGGACGAGTTTCAGACAGCGGCCGTGGCCCCGGACTCCCGCATCACTTTCTGCCTCAAGGAGTTTCGG gggctgctgaCCTTCGCTGAGGCCTCCAACCTGCCCCTCACCATCCACTACGACGTGCCTGGCAG GCCGGTGATCTTCACCCTGGAAGACGCAGTGCTGGAGGTCCACCTGGTGCTGGCCACCCTCTCAGACCCAGAAAGCAACTTGCAGCCCCCCACGGCCAACGG TGTGTCCCACCTGCCCACCCCATCAGATGACTTCGCCGATGACCTCGAGTCCTACATGATTGCCATGGAACCCAGCACCTACGAGGGTGGTGCCTCGGGGGTGCCTCCCATCCCCACTTTCCCCCTGTGCATCCCGGATCCAGCCGAAAGCgacacagaggaggaagaggaggaggaggaaggagctgtgctggggaccccccctcaCAAGAAG TTTCGCTCTCTGTTTTTTGGCTCGGTGTTGACGCCAGGGGGGCCTGGCCTGGCCCCCACCCTGGAGGTGCTGGCGGAGGACAGCGATGGCGAGTACTGA
- the RAD9A gene encoding cell cycle checkpoint control protein RAD9A isoform X1, whose product MKCIIAGGNVKVLGRAVHSLSRIGDELYLEPTESGLSLRAVNSSRSAFASFLFAPLFFQLYEASGPPPHLELCRCKVLMKSFLGVFRSLPSLEKTVGKCLILLKPRASRLVVQLHCKYGVTKTHNLTFQECERLQAVFDTQRCASSLCAPARVLAEAVVHFPQTLAEVTLAAGPGGKISLRNHVEDEAEPGKTMVTELWLAEDEFQTAAVAPDSRITFCLKEFRGLLTFAEASNLPLTIHYDVPGRPVIFTLEDAVLEVHLVLATLSDPESNLQPPTANGVSHLPTPSDDFADDLESYMIAMEPSTYEGGASGVPPIPTFPLCIPDPAESDTEEEEEEEEGAVLGTPPHKKFRSLFFGSVLTPGGPGLAPTLEVLAEDSDGEY is encoded by the exons atgAAGTGCATCATCGCCGGCGGCAACGTCaaag TCCTCGGCCGAGCCGTGCACTCCCTGTCCCGCATCGGGGACGAGCTCTACCTGGAACCCACCGAGAGCGGG ctgtcccTGCGCGCCGTCAACTCGTCTCGCTCGGCCTTCGCCTCCTTCCTCTTCGCCCCCCTCTTCTTCCAGCTGTACGAGGCGAGCGGCCCCCCGCCCCACCTAGAGCTCTGCCGATGCAAAGTCCTCATGAAG TCCTTCCTGGGTGTTTTCCGCTCGCTGCCCTCGCTGGAGAAGACGGTGGGGAAATGTCTCATCCTGCTCAAACCCCGCGCCAGCCGCCTCGTCGTGCAGCTCCACTGCAAGTACG GCGTCACCAAGACCCACAACCTGACCTTCCAGGAGTGCGAGCGGCTGCAGGCCGTCTTCGACACCCAGCGCTGTGCCAGCAGCCTCTGCGCCCCGGCACG GGTGCTGGCGGAGGCCGTGGTCCACTTCCCCCAGACGCTGGCTGAGGTGACGCTGGCGGCCGGCCCCGGGGGCAAGATCAGCCTTCGGAACCACGTGGAGGACGAAGCGG AGCCAGGGAAAACGATGGTGACGGAGCTGTGGCTGGCCGAGGACGAGTTTCAGACAGCGGCCGTGGCCCCGGACTCCCGCATCACTTTCTGCCTCAAGGAGTTTCGG gggctgctgaCCTTCGCTGAGGCCTCCAACCTGCCCCTCACCATCCACTACGACGTGCCTGGCAG GCCGGTGATCTTCACCCTGGAAGACGCAGTGCTGGAGGTCCACCTGGTGCTGGCCACCCTCTCAGACCCAGAAAGCAACTTGCAGCCCCCCACGGCCAACGG TGTGTCCCACCTGCCCACCCCATCAGATGACTTCGCCGATGACCTCGAGTCCTACATGATTGCCATGGAACCCAGCACCTACGAGGGTGGTGCCTCGGGGGTGCCTCCCATCCCCACTTTCCCCCTGTGCATCCCGGATCCAGCCGAAAGCgacacagaggaggaagaggaggaggaggaaggagctgtgctggggaccccccctcaCAAGAAG TTTCGCTCTCTGTTTTTTGGCTCGGTGTTGACGCCAGGGGGGCCTGGCCTGGCCCCCACCCTGGAGGTGCTGGCGGAGGACAGCGATGGCGAGTACTGA
- the PPP1CA gene encoding serine/threonine-protein phosphatase PP1-alpha catalytic subunit, translating into MADTEKLNLDSIISRLLEVQGSRPGKNVQLTENEIRGLCLKSREIFLSQPILLELEAPLKICGDIHGQYYDLLRLFEYGGFPPESNYLFLGDYVDRGKQSLETICLLLAYKIKYPENFFLLRGNHECASINRIYGFYDECKRRYNIKLWKTFTDCFNCLPIAAIVDEKIFCCHGGLSPDLQSMEQIRRIMRPTDVPDQGLLCDLLWSDPDKDVQGWGENDRGVSFTFGAEVVAKFLHKHDLDLICRAHQVVEDGYEFFAKRQLVTLFSAPNYCGEFDNAGAMMSVDETLMCSFQILKPADKNKGKYGQFSGLNPAGRPVTPPRNSAKAKK; encoded by the exons ATGGCGGACACCGAGAAGCTCAACCTCGACTCCATCATCAGCCGCCTCCTGGAGG TCCAAGGGTCGCGGCCGGGGAAGAACGTGCAGCTGACGGAGAACGAGATCCGGGGGCTGTGCCTGAAGTCACGGGAGATCTTCCTGAGTCAGCCCatcctgctggagctggaggcaCCCCTCAAGATCTGCG GCGACATCCACGGGCAATACTACGACTTGCTGCGGCTCTTTGAGTACGGGGGCTTCCCCCCTGAAAGCAACTACCTGTTCCTGGGCGACTACGTGGACCGGGGCAAGCAGTCGCTGGAGAccatctgcctgctgctcgCCTACAAGATCAAATACCCCGAGAACTTCTTCCTGCTGCGTGGTAACCACGAGTGCGCCAGCATCAACCGCATCTATGGCTTCTATGACGAGT GCAAGCGGCGATACAACATCAAGCTCTGGAAGACTTTCACCGACTGCTTCAACTGTTTGCCCATTGCCGCTATCGTGGATGAGAAGATCTTCTGCTGCCACGGAg GGCTGTCTCCCGACCTGCAGTCGATGGAGCAGATCCGACGGATCATGCGCCCCACGGACGTGCCGGATCAGGGCCTGCTCTGTGACCTGCTCTGGTCCGACCCCGACAAGGATGTGCAGGGTTGGGGCGAGAATGACCGCGGCGTTTCCTTCACCTTCGGGGCAGAGGTGGTGGCAAAGTTCCTGCACAAACACGACCTGGACCTCATCTGCCGGGCGCACCAG GTGGTGGAGGACGGCTATGAATTCTTCGCCAAGCGCCAGCTTGTCACCCTCTTCTCGGCGCCCAACTATTGCGGGGAGTTCGACAACGCAGGCGCCATGATGAGCGTGGATGAAACACTTATGTGTTCATTTcag atTTTGAAGCCGGCTGACAAGAACAAGGGCAAATACGGGCAGTTCAGCGGGCTGAACCCCGCGGGACGCCCCGTCACCCCTCCCCGCAACTCTGCCAAAGCCAAGAAATGA
- the CARNS1 gene encoding carnosine synthase 1 isoform X1: protein MLSVDQTSVEPVSSPKEQEWAGPEALCPGWLEDEAPDGEVPEDSGDPDCATHAYELLQSALRQEGLPHTLDHSAEPRTGFGPLDMTVCILGSPTAFLPVLLEGGTRCPGAMVLCLSPTWASRVPSETSPGAWSLLLSRGVSFEAGGHSTLETFVPPRRANYVTGTFATGSPESGWVGELARDLDCPTGGSVPLTHRLEDPLITRWVLAARAGLPVPPTLAFILGPGGDLPADPVAPGVRLVRLEDPQGQESLVQEEVGAFLGGTAMEPYSQVAVRTAGWRWRGTGTRSTHGKEEGAAVAQAVGARLRGLLREEDSVLLEALVPTARLPTPPPRSPAPRLPVALRICTLVCRSWGDRPQLCQVACGVGRAEAPVRHGAALPQGLDSSLQQWGVVAPGQRQALATRLRGAAETAVAALLAAEAELSPQQRGGARARTDLLGVDFLLACVDDTLELVALSANSQRCLETCLLAEAMGRAVGEPPGDLPRLLAETLLHRAQCHLVEGKDILLIGAGGVSKSFVWEAARDYGLRIHLVESDPEHFAAGLVQTFLPYDSREHRRDEEHAERVMELVRARGLRPHACLSYWDDCVVLAALVCQRLGLRGSPPAAVRVAKQKSRTHQHLQRCRRGRPPPAAFAVPCRRLQSHGDVERAAGAVPFPAVAKLEFGAGAVGVRLVESAGQCHAHAARLWRDLRDDADHPGIGLGWGNAMLLMEYVPGTEHDVDLVVFEGRLLGAWVSDNGPTRLPAFLETAACLPSCLPADRQAQLVRAALQCCLACGLRDGVFNVELKLGPGGPRLLEINPRMGGFYLRDWIREVYGPDLLLAAVLVALGLPPVLPARPVPRAHLAGVMCLGSEHGAALGGGGGLAALRELQSRGLVRLNRLFEETAGAGEYEEPCLSVACGGATRAEACLRLLGLCQALGIDSPRYPVEHFLSHFK, encoded by the exons ATG CTCTCGGTGGACCAGACGAGCGTGGAGCCCGTGTCCAGCCCGAAGGAGCAGGAGTGGGCAGGGCCGGAGGCACTGTGCCCGGGCTGGCTGGAGGACGAGGCCCCTGATGGCGAGGTGCCCGAGGACAGCGGGGACCCCGACTGTGCCACCCACGCCTACGAGCTGCTCCAGAGCGCCCTGCGCCAGGAGGGGCTGCCCCACACGCTGGACCACTCCGCGGAGCCCCGCACGg GATTTGGCCCGCTGGACATGACCGTCTGCATCCTGGGCTCTCCCACCGCCTTCCTGCCCGTCCTGCTGGAGGGTGGCACCCGCTGCCCAG GTGCCATGGTGCTGTGCCTGTCGCCCACCTGGGCCAGCCGGGTGCCCTCGGAGACGTCCCCGGGCGCCTggtccctgctgctctcccgGGGGGTCTCCTTCGAGGCGGGGGGCCACAGCACCCTGGAGACCTTCGTGCCCCCCCGCCGGGCCAACTACGTGACGGGCACCTTTGCGACGGGGAGCCCCgagagcggctgggtgggcGAGCTGGCCCGTGACCTCGACTGCCCCACGGGGGGCTCGGTCCCGCTCACCCACCGGCTCGAGGACCCGCTGATCACCCGCTGGGTGCTGGCGGCCCGCGCCGGCCTGCCcgtgccccccaccctggccTTCATCTTGGGGCCGGGGGGCGACCTGCCCGCGGATCCGGTGGCCCCCGGGGTGAGGTTGGTGCGGCTGGAAGACCCCCAGGGCCAGGAGAGCCtggtgcaggaggaggtgggcgCCTTCCTGGGGGGCACCGCCATGGAGCCCTACAGCCAG GTGGCGGTGCGGACGGCGGGGTGGCGTTGGCGTGGGACGGGCACCCGCAGCACCCacgggaaggaggagggggcggcGGTGGCGCAGGCGGTGGGTGCCCGGCTCCGCGGGCTGCTGCGGGAGGAGGACAGCGTCCTGCTGGAGGCCCTGGTGCCCACCGCCCGCCTGCCCACGCCCCCCCCAC GCAGCCCAGCCCCGCGGCTGCCCGTGGCCCTGCGCATCTGCACCCTCGTCTGCAGGTCCTGGGGGGACcggccccagctctgccag GTGGCGTGCGGCGTGGGGCGCGCGGAGGCACCGGTGCGGCACGGGGCGGCGCTGCCCCAGGGCCTGGACTCCAGCCTGCAGCAGTGGGGGGTGGTGGCCCCCGGCCAGCGGCAGGCCCTGGCCACGCGGCTGCGGGGGGCCGCCGAGACCGCCGTGGCCGCCCTCCTGGCCGCCGAAGCCGAGCTGAGCCCCCAGCAGCGCGGCGGTGCCCGCGCCCGCACAGACCTCCTGG GCGTGGACTTCTTGCTGGCGTGCGTGGATGACACCCTGGAGCTGGTGGCCCTGTCCGCTAACAGCCAGCGGTGCCTGGAGACCTGCCTGCTGGCCGAGGCCATGGGGCGCGCCGTGGGGGAGCCCCCCGGCGACCTGCCCCGGCTGCTGGCCGAGACCCTGCTGCACCGGGCGCAGTGTCACCTGGTCGAGGGCAAGGACATCCTGCTCATCGGGGCCGGCGGCGTCAGCAAGAGCTTCGTCTGGGAGGCGGCCCGCGACTACGGCCTGAGG ATCCACCTGGTGGAGTCGGACCCGGAGCACTTTGCGGCGGGGCTGGTGCAGACCTTCCTACCCTACGACAGCCGGGAGCACCGGCGGGACGAGGAGCACGCGGAGCGGGTGATGGAGTTGGTGCGCGCCCGGGGGCTGCGGCCCCACGCCTGCCTCTCCTACTGGGATGACTGCGTGGTACTGGCGGCACTGGTGTGCCAGCGCCTGGGGCTGCGCGgcagcccgcccgccgccgTCCGCGTGGCCAAGCAGAAGAGCCGGactcaccagcacctgcagcggtgccgccggggccgcccgccgcccgccgccttcGCCGTGCCCTGCCGCCGGCTGCAGAGCCACGGGGACGTGGAACGGGCGGCCGGCGCCGTGCCCTTCCCCGCCGTGGCCAAACTGGAGTTCGGGGCGGGCGCCGTGGGCGTGCGGCTGGTGGAAAGCGCCGGGCAGTGCCACGCGCACGCCGCCCGCCTCTGGCGCGACCTCCGGGACGACGCCGATCACCCGGGCAtcgggctgggctggggcaacGCCATGCTGCTGATGGAGTACGTGCCGGGCACCGAGCACGACGTCGACCTGGTGGTCTTCGAGGGGCGGCTGCTGGGCGCGTGGGTGTCCGACAACGGCCCGACGCGCCTGCCCGCCTTTCTGGAGACGGccgcctgcctgccctcctgcctgcccgccgACCGGCAGGCGCAACTGGTGCGGGCAGCCCTGCAGTGCTGCCTGGCCTGCGGCTTGCGGGACGGCGTCTTCAACGTCGAGCTGAAGTTGGGGCCGGGTGGTCCGCGGCTCTTGGAGATCAACCCCCGCATGGGGGGCTTCTACCTGCGCGACTGGATCCGGGAGGTCTACGGCCCCGACCTGCTGCTGGCGGCCGTCCTGGTGGCGCTGGGGCTGCCGCCGGTGTTGCCCGCTCGCCCCGTGCCCCGAGCCCACCTGGCCGGCGTGATGTGCCTGGGCTCGGAGCACGGGGCGGCCctggggggcggcggggggctggcGGCTCTGCGGGAGCTGCAAAGTCGCGGCTTGGTCCGTCTCAATCGTCTCTTCGAGGAGACGGCGGGGGCCGGCGAGTACGAGGAGCCCTGCCTGAGCGTCGCCTGCGGCGGGGCGACGCGGGCAGAAGCCTGCCTGCGCCTGCTGGGGCTCTGCCAGGCGCTGGGCATCGACTCGCCCCGCTACCCCGTCGAGCATTTTCTATCCCACTTCAAATAG
- the CARNS1 gene encoding carnosine synthase 1 isoform X2, translating into MTVCILGSPTAFLPVLLEGGTRCPGAMVLCLSPTWASRVPSETSPGAWSLLLSRGVSFEAGGHSTLETFVPPRRANYVTGTFATGSPESGWVGELARDLDCPTGGSVPLTHRLEDPLITRWVLAARAGLPVPPTLAFILGPGGDLPADPVAPGVRLVRLEDPQGQESLVQEEVGAFLGGTAMEPYSQVAVRTAGWRWRGTGTRSTHGKEEGAAVAQAVGARLRGLLREEDSVLLEALVPTARLPTPPPRSPAPRLPVALRICTLVCRSWGDRPQLCQVACGVGRAEAPVRHGAALPQGLDSSLQQWGVVAPGQRQALATRLRGAAETAVAALLAAEAELSPQQRGGARARTDLLGVDFLLACVDDTLELVALSANSQRCLETCLLAEAMGRAVGEPPGDLPRLLAETLLHRAQCHLVEGKDILLIGAGGVSKSFVWEAARDYGLRIHLVESDPEHFAAGLVQTFLPYDSREHRRDEEHAERVMELVRARGLRPHACLSYWDDCVVLAALVCQRLGLRGSPPAAVRVAKQKSRTHQHLQRCRRGRPPPAAFAVPCRRLQSHGDVERAAGAVPFPAVAKLEFGAGAVGVRLVESAGQCHAHAARLWRDLRDDADHPGIGLGWGNAMLLMEYVPGTEHDVDLVVFEGRLLGAWVSDNGPTRLPAFLETAACLPSCLPADRQAQLVRAALQCCLACGLRDGVFNVELKLGPGGPRLLEINPRMGGFYLRDWIREVYGPDLLLAAVLVALGLPPVLPARPVPRAHLAGVMCLGSEHGAALGGGGGLAALRELQSRGLVRLNRLFEETAGAGEYEEPCLSVACGGATRAEACLRLLGLCQALGIDSPRYPVEHFLSHFK; encoded by the exons ATGACCGTCTGCATCCTGGGCTCTCCCACCGCCTTCCTGCCCGTCCTGCTGGAGGGTGGCACCCGCTGCCCAG GTGCCATGGTGCTGTGCCTGTCGCCCACCTGGGCCAGCCGGGTGCCCTCGGAGACGTCCCCGGGCGCCTggtccctgctgctctcccgGGGGGTCTCCTTCGAGGCGGGGGGCCACAGCACCCTGGAGACCTTCGTGCCCCCCCGCCGGGCCAACTACGTGACGGGCACCTTTGCGACGGGGAGCCCCgagagcggctgggtgggcGAGCTGGCCCGTGACCTCGACTGCCCCACGGGGGGCTCGGTCCCGCTCACCCACCGGCTCGAGGACCCGCTGATCACCCGCTGGGTGCTGGCGGCCCGCGCCGGCCTGCCcgtgccccccaccctggccTTCATCTTGGGGCCGGGGGGCGACCTGCCCGCGGATCCGGTGGCCCCCGGGGTGAGGTTGGTGCGGCTGGAAGACCCCCAGGGCCAGGAGAGCCtggtgcaggaggaggtgggcgCCTTCCTGGGGGGCACCGCCATGGAGCCCTACAGCCAG GTGGCGGTGCGGACGGCGGGGTGGCGTTGGCGTGGGACGGGCACCCGCAGCACCCacgggaaggaggagggggcggcGGTGGCGCAGGCGGTGGGTGCCCGGCTCCGCGGGCTGCTGCGGGAGGAGGACAGCGTCCTGCTGGAGGCCCTGGTGCCCACCGCCCGCCTGCCCACGCCCCCCCCAC GCAGCCCAGCCCCGCGGCTGCCCGTGGCCCTGCGCATCTGCACCCTCGTCTGCAGGTCCTGGGGGGACcggccccagctctgccag GTGGCGTGCGGCGTGGGGCGCGCGGAGGCACCGGTGCGGCACGGGGCGGCGCTGCCCCAGGGCCTGGACTCCAGCCTGCAGCAGTGGGGGGTGGTGGCCCCCGGCCAGCGGCAGGCCCTGGCCACGCGGCTGCGGGGGGCCGCCGAGACCGCCGTGGCCGCCCTCCTGGCCGCCGAAGCCGAGCTGAGCCCCCAGCAGCGCGGCGGTGCCCGCGCCCGCACAGACCTCCTGG GCGTGGACTTCTTGCTGGCGTGCGTGGATGACACCCTGGAGCTGGTGGCCCTGTCCGCTAACAGCCAGCGGTGCCTGGAGACCTGCCTGCTGGCCGAGGCCATGGGGCGCGCCGTGGGGGAGCCCCCCGGCGACCTGCCCCGGCTGCTGGCCGAGACCCTGCTGCACCGGGCGCAGTGTCACCTGGTCGAGGGCAAGGACATCCTGCTCATCGGGGCCGGCGGCGTCAGCAAGAGCTTCGTCTGGGAGGCGGCCCGCGACTACGGCCTGAGG ATCCACCTGGTGGAGTCGGACCCGGAGCACTTTGCGGCGGGGCTGGTGCAGACCTTCCTACCCTACGACAGCCGGGAGCACCGGCGGGACGAGGAGCACGCGGAGCGGGTGATGGAGTTGGTGCGCGCCCGGGGGCTGCGGCCCCACGCCTGCCTCTCCTACTGGGATGACTGCGTGGTACTGGCGGCACTGGTGTGCCAGCGCCTGGGGCTGCGCGgcagcccgcccgccgccgTCCGCGTGGCCAAGCAGAAGAGCCGGactcaccagcacctgcagcggtgccgccggggccgcccgccgcccgccgccttcGCCGTGCCCTGCCGCCGGCTGCAGAGCCACGGGGACGTGGAACGGGCGGCCGGCGCCGTGCCCTTCCCCGCCGTGGCCAAACTGGAGTTCGGGGCGGGCGCCGTGGGCGTGCGGCTGGTGGAAAGCGCCGGGCAGTGCCACGCGCACGCCGCCCGCCTCTGGCGCGACCTCCGGGACGACGCCGATCACCCGGGCAtcgggctgggctggggcaacGCCATGCTGCTGATGGAGTACGTGCCGGGCACCGAGCACGACGTCGACCTGGTGGTCTTCGAGGGGCGGCTGCTGGGCGCGTGGGTGTCCGACAACGGCCCGACGCGCCTGCCCGCCTTTCTGGAGACGGccgcctgcctgccctcctgcctgcccgccgACCGGCAGGCGCAACTGGTGCGGGCAGCCCTGCAGTGCTGCCTGGCCTGCGGCTTGCGGGACGGCGTCTTCAACGTCGAGCTGAAGTTGGGGCCGGGTGGTCCGCGGCTCTTGGAGATCAACCCCCGCATGGGGGGCTTCTACCTGCGCGACTGGATCCGGGAGGTCTACGGCCCCGACCTGCTGCTGGCGGCCGTCCTGGTGGCGCTGGGGCTGCCGCCGGTGTTGCCCGCTCGCCCCGTGCCCCGAGCCCACCTGGCCGGCGTGATGTGCCTGGGCTCGGAGCACGGGGCGGCCctggggggcggcggggggctggcGGCTCTGCGGGAGCTGCAAAGTCGCGGCTTGGTCCGTCTCAATCGTCTCTTCGAGGAGACGGCGGGGGCCGGCGAGTACGAGGAGCCCTGCCTGAGCGTCGCCTGCGGCGGGGCGACGCGGGCAGAAGCCTGCCTGCGCCTGCTGGGGCTCTGCCAGGCGCTGGGCATCGACTCGCCCCGCTACCCCGTCGAGCATTTTCTATCCCACTTCAAATAG